One part of the Xiphophorus hellerii strain 12219 chromosome 17, Xiphophorus_hellerii-4.1, whole genome shotgun sequence genome encodes these proteins:
- the recql gene encoding ATP-dependent DNA helicase Q1 isoform X2 yields MDSGVGTIVQAELDLVEAELEQVELQVAELLKKQAQLTSRKSALLLQLEEACDAIGSSSSTTSVPEWTMSRQVLQHYDGSDFPWSKEVEQHLKSSFGLSKFRPLQLRAINLTMAGNDVFLVMPTGRGKSLCFQLPAICSKGFTLVITPLVSLMEDQIMHLKSVGIPGVMLNASSSKEHSKLVMAGMTDVKVPFKMVYVTPEKVAKSKLLMSRLEKAYKAKLLCRIVVDEVHCCSQWGHDFRPDYKLLGILKRQFPSVPLFGLTATATSSVLKDCEKILCVEQPVTITASFNRTNLFYEVRNKVSDGDALMSDITSLIKGKYKNQSGIVYVFSQKDAEMVSSELKKRDISAYPYHANMDPEDKSQVHCRWTSNKIQVVVATVAFGMGIDKQDVRFVIHHTMSKSVENYYQESGRAGRDDLPADCIVYFGFADIFRISTMVVMENAGYQKLLQMVAYCQNADRCRRSLMAVHFDEVWDNERCNQMCDTCCHEEGYTSVDITQHARQVVLIVEQAGSMNEKVTPLKLVETWMGRGPAKLRKMIQTTALSRLQAESVIVSLLLQGYLREDYSFTPYTTYFYMKLGRKAPLLKEETHTINMNMWPAGDGPSVVKPTTGKGQSKEEKRSVQSSGDSHVSKKVKTRLS; encoded by the exons TGCAGGCAGAGTTGGACTTGGTGGAGGCTGAGCTGGAGCAGGTGGAGCTTCAGGTCGCAGAGCTGCTGAAGAAGCAGGCTCAGTTGACGTCTCGCAAGAGCGCTCTGCTGCTGCAACTGGAGGAGGCCTGCGACGCCATCGGTTCCTCATCCTCTACGACCTCAGTTCCCGAGTGGACGATGAGCAGGCAGGTGCTGCAGCACTATGATGGCTCAG ATTTCCCTTGGTCCAAAGAGGTGGAACAGCATCTGAAAAGCtcctttggtctttctaagtTCAGACCTTTACAGCTCAGAGCCATCAACCTAACCATGGCAGGCAATGATGTGTTTCTGGTCATGCctacaggaagaggaaaaagtcTCTGCTTCCAGCTGCCTGCAATCTGCTCGAAgg GTTTCACATTGGTTATCACACCACTCGTGTCTCTGATGGAGGACCAGATCATGCACCTGAAGTCTGTTGGTATTCCTGGAGTCATGCTGAATGCATCGAGCAGTAAG GAGCATTCCAAGCTCGTCATGGCTGGAATGACGGATGTGAAAGTCCCCTTCAAGATGGTGTATGTAACTCCAGAAAAGGTTGCCAAGAGCAAGCTGCTGATGTCTCGCCTGGAGAAAGCCTATAAAGCCAAGCTGCTGTGTCGTATAGTTGTGGATGAGGTGCACTGCTGCAGCCAGTGGGGACACGACTTCAGACCAG ATTATAAACTCCTgggtatcttaaagagacagtttCCTTCTGTGCCTCTCTTTGGCCTCACAGCCACAGCAACCAGCAGTGTCCTCAAGGACTGTGAGAAGATACTGTGTGTGGAACAGCCAGTTACTATCACTGCCTCCTTCAATCGAACTAATCTCTTTTATGAG gTTCGCAATAAAGTCTCAGATGGTGATGCTTTAATGAGCGACATTACCTCTCTAATTAAAGGCAAATACAAGAACCAGTCAG GCATTGTGTATGTGTTCTCTCAGAAGGATGCTGAGATGGTGTCTTCTGAACTCAAAAAACGCGACATCTCAGCATATCCTTATCATGCCAATATGGACCCAGAAGACAAGTCGCAAGTTCACTGCAGATGGACTTCAAACAAAATCCAG GTTGTGGTTGCCACGGTGGCGTTTGGCATGGGCATTGACAAACAAGATGTCAGGTTTGTTATCCACCACACCATGAGCAAGTCCGTTGAGAACTACTACCAAGAGAGTGGGCGTGCAG GTCGAGATGATCTTCCAGCAGACTGCATCGTATATTTTGGCTTTGCTGATATCTTCAGGATCAGCACCATGGTGGTCATGGAAAATGCCGGCTACCAGAAGCTGCTGCAAATGGTCGCCTACTGCCAGAATGCTGACAG GTGTCGGCGCTCTCTCATGGCTGTCCACTTTGATGAGGTGTGGGACAATGAAAGATGTAACCAAATGTGTGATACATGCTGCCATGAAGAAG GCTACACTAGTGTGGACATTACCCAGCATGCAAGACAAGTGGTGCTAATTGTAGAGCAAGCAGGGTCCATGAATGAAAAAGTGACCCCACTGAAGCTGGTGGAGACATGGATGGGGAGGGGCCCAGCCAAGCTCAGGAAGATGATCCAGACCACGGCTCTGTCTCGGCTGCAGGCTGAATCTGTGATCGTCTCTTTGCTTCTTCAAGGATATCTCAG AGAGGATTACAGCTTCACGCCATATACCACCTACTTCTATATGAAGCTTGGCCGCAAAGCTCCTCTGCTAAAGGAGGAGACTCACACAATCAACATGAACATGTGGCCAGCTGGAGACGGACCTTCTGTG
- the recql gene encoding ATP-dependent DNA helicase Q1 isoform X1, whose product MDSGVGTIEVQAELDLVEAELEQVELQVAELLKKQAQLTSRKSALLLQLEEACDAIGSSSSTTSVPEWTMSRQVLQHYDGSDFPWSKEVEQHLKSSFGLSKFRPLQLRAINLTMAGNDVFLVMPTGRGKSLCFQLPAICSKGFTLVITPLVSLMEDQIMHLKSVGIPGVMLNASSSKEHSKLVMAGMTDVKVPFKMVYVTPEKVAKSKLLMSRLEKAYKAKLLCRIVVDEVHCCSQWGHDFRPDYKLLGILKRQFPSVPLFGLTATATSSVLKDCEKILCVEQPVTITASFNRTNLFYEVRNKVSDGDALMSDITSLIKGKYKNQSGIVYVFSQKDAEMVSSELKKRDISAYPYHANMDPEDKSQVHCRWTSNKIQVVVATVAFGMGIDKQDVRFVIHHTMSKSVENYYQESGRAGRDDLPADCIVYFGFADIFRISTMVVMENAGYQKLLQMVAYCQNADRCRRSLMAVHFDEVWDNERCNQMCDTCCHEEGYTSVDITQHARQVVLIVEQAGSMNEKVTPLKLVETWMGRGPAKLRKMIQTTALSRLQAESVIVSLLLQGYLREDYSFTPYTTYFYMKLGRKAPLLKEETHTINMNMWPAGDGPSVVKPTTGKGQSKEEKRSVQSSGDSHVSKKVKTRLS is encoded by the exons AAGTGCAGGCAGAGTTGGACTTGGTGGAGGCTGAGCTGGAGCAGGTGGAGCTTCAGGTCGCAGAGCTGCTGAAGAAGCAGGCTCAGTTGACGTCTCGCAAGAGCGCTCTGCTGCTGCAACTGGAGGAGGCCTGCGACGCCATCGGTTCCTCATCCTCTACGACCTCAGTTCCCGAGTGGACGATGAGCAGGCAGGTGCTGCAGCACTATGATGGCTCAG ATTTCCCTTGGTCCAAAGAGGTGGAACAGCATCTGAAAAGCtcctttggtctttctaagtTCAGACCTTTACAGCTCAGAGCCATCAACCTAACCATGGCAGGCAATGATGTGTTTCTGGTCATGCctacaggaagaggaaaaagtcTCTGCTTCCAGCTGCCTGCAATCTGCTCGAAgg GTTTCACATTGGTTATCACACCACTCGTGTCTCTGATGGAGGACCAGATCATGCACCTGAAGTCTGTTGGTATTCCTGGAGTCATGCTGAATGCATCGAGCAGTAAG GAGCATTCCAAGCTCGTCATGGCTGGAATGACGGATGTGAAAGTCCCCTTCAAGATGGTGTATGTAACTCCAGAAAAGGTTGCCAAGAGCAAGCTGCTGATGTCTCGCCTGGAGAAAGCCTATAAAGCCAAGCTGCTGTGTCGTATAGTTGTGGATGAGGTGCACTGCTGCAGCCAGTGGGGACACGACTTCAGACCAG ATTATAAACTCCTgggtatcttaaagagacagtttCCTTCTGTGCCTCTCTTTGGCCTCACAGCCACAGCAACCAGCAGTGTCCTCAAGGACTGTGAGAAGATACTGTGTGTGGAACAGCCAGTTACTATCACTGCCTCCTTCAATCGAACTAATCTCTTTTATGAG gTTCGCAATAAAGTCTCAGATGGTGATGCTTTAATGAGCGACATTACCTCTCTAATTAAAGGCAAATACAAGAACCAGTCAG GCATTGTGTATGTGTTCTCTCAGAAGGATGCTGAGATGGTGTCTTCTGAACTCAAAAAACGCGACATCTCAGCATATCCTTATCATGCCAATATGGACCCAGAAGACAAGTCGCAAGTTCACTGCAGATGGACTTCAAACAAAATCCAG GTTGTGGTTGCCACGGTGGCGTTTGGCATGGGCATTGACAAACAAGATGTCAGGTTTGTTATCCACCACACCATGAGCAAGTCCGTTGAGAACTACTACCAAGAGAGTGGGCGTGCAG GTCGAGATGATCTTCCAGCAGACTGCATCGTATATTTTGGCTTTGCTGATATCTTCAGGATCAGCACCATGGTGGTCATGGAAAATGCCGGCTACCAGAAGCTGCTGCAAATGGTCGCCTACTGCCAGAATGCTGACAG GTGTCGGCGCTCTCTCATGGCTGTCCACTTTGATGAGGTGTGGGACAATGAAAGATGTAACCAAATGTGTGATACATGCTGCCATGAAGAAG GCTACACTAGTGTGGACATTACCCAGCATGCAAGACAAGTGGTGCTAATTGTAGAGCAAGCAGGGTCCATGAATGAAAAAGTGACCCCACTGAAGCTGGTGGAGACATGGATGGGGAGGGGCCCAGCCAAGCTCAGGAAGATGATCCAGACCACGGCTCTGTCTCGGCTGCAGGCTGAATCTGTGATCGTCTCTTTGCTTCTTCAAGGATATCTCAG AGAGGATTACAGCTTCACGCCATATACCACCTACTTCTATATGAAGCTTGGCCGCAAAGCTCCTCTGCTAAAGGAGGAGACTCACACAATCAACATGAACATGTGGCCAGCTGGAGACGGACCTTCTGTG
- the recql gene encoding ATP-dependent DNA helicase Q1 isoform X3 produces the protein MDSGVGTIEVQAELDLVEAELEQVELQVAELLKKQAQLTSRKSALLLQLEEACDAIGSSSSTTSVPEWTMSRQVLQHYDGSDFPWSKEVEQHLKSSFGLSKFRPLQLRAINLTMAGNDVFLVMPTGRGKSLCFQLPAICSKGFTLVITPLVSLMEDQIMHLKSVGIPGVMLNASSSKEHSKLVMAGMTDVKVPFKMVYVTPEKVAKSKLLMSRLEKAYKAKLLCRIVVDEVHCCSQWGHDFRPDYKLLGILKRQFPSVPLFGLTATATSSVLKDCEKILCVEQPVTITASFNRTNLFYEVRNKVSDGDALMSDITSLIKGKYKNQSGIVYVFSQKDAEMVSSELKKRDISAYPYHANMDPEDKSQVHCRWTSNKIQVVVATVAFGMGIDKQDVRFVIHHTMSKSVENYYQESGRAGRDDLPADCIVYFGFADIFRISTMVVMENAGYQKLLQMVAYCQNADRCRRSLMAVHFDEVWDNERCNQMCDTCCHEEGYTSVDITQHARQVVLIVEQAGSMNEKVTPLKLVETWMGRGPAKLRKMIQTTALSRLQAESVIVSLLLQGYLR, from the exons AAGTGCAGGCAGAGTTGGACTTGGTGGAGGCTGAGCTGGAGCAGGTGGAGCTTCAGGTCGCAGAGCTGCTGAAGAAGCAGGCTCAGTTGACGTCTCGCAAGAGCGCTCTGCTGCTGCAACTGGAGGAGGCCTGCGACGCCATCGGTTCCTCATCCTCTACGACCTCAGTTCCCGAGTGGACGATGAGCAGGCAGGTGCTGCAGCACTATGATGGCTCAG ATTTCCCTTGGTCCAAAGAGGTGGAACAGCATCTGAAAAGCtcctttggtctttctaagtTCAGACCTTTACAGCTCAGAGCCATCAACCTAACCATGGCAGGCAATGATGTGTTTCTGGTCATGCctacaggaagaggaaaaagtcTCTGCTTCCAGCTGCCTGCAATCTGCTCGAAgg GTTTCACATTGGTTATCACACCACTCGTGTCTCTGATGGAGGACCAGATCATGCACCTGAAGTCTGTTGGTATTCCTGGAGTCATGCTGAATGCATCGAGCAGTAAG GAGCATTCCAAGCTCGTCATGGCTGGAATGACGGATGTGAAAGTCCCCTTCAAGATGGTGTATGTAACTCCAGAAAAGGTTGCCAAGAGCAAGCTGCTGATGTCTCGCCTGGAGAAAGCCTATAAAGCCAAGCTGCTGTGTCGTATAGTTGTGGATGAGGTGCACTGCTGCAGCCAGTGGGGACACGACTTCAGACCAG ATTATAAACTCCTgggtatcttaaagagacagtttCCTTCTGTGCCTCTCTTTGGCCTCACAGCCACAGCAACCAGCAGTGTCCTCAAGGACTGTGAGAAGATACTGTGTGTGGAACAGCCAGTTACTATCACTGCCTCCTTCAATCGAACTAATCTCTTTTATGAG gTTCGCAATAAAGTCTCAGATGGTGATGCTTTAATGAGCGACATTACCTCTCTAATTAAAGGCAAATACAAGAACCAGTCAG GCATTGTGTATGTGTTCTCTCAGAAGGATGCTGAGATGGTGTCTTCTGAACTCAAAAAACGCGACATCTCAGCATATCCTTATCATGCCAATATGGACCCAGAAGACAAGTCGCAAGTTCACTGCAGATGGACTTCAAACAAAATCCAG GTTGTGGTTGCCACGGTGGCGTTTGGCATGGGCATTGACAAACAAGATGTCAGGTTTGTTATCCACCACACCATGAGCAAGTCCGTTGAGAACTACTACCAAGAGAGTGGGCGTGCAG GTCGAGATGATCTTCCAGCAGACTGCATCGTATATTTTGGCTTTGCTGATATCTTCAGGATCAGCACCATGGTGGTCATGGAAAATGCCGGCTACCAGAAGCTGCTGCAAATGGTCGCCTACTGCCAGAATGCTGACAG GTGTCGGCGCTCTCTCATGGCTGTCCACTTTGATGAGGTGTGGGACAATGAAAGATGTAACCAAATGTGTGATACATGCTGCCATGAAGAAG GCTACACTAGTGTGGACATTACCCAGCATGCAAGACAAGTGGTGCTAATTGTAGAGCAAGCAGGGTCCATGAATGAAAAAGTGACCCCACTGAAGCTGGTGGAGACATGGATGGGGAGGGGCCCAGCCAAGCTCAGGAAGATGATCCAGACCACGGCTCTGTCTCGGCTGCAGGCTGAATCTGTGATCGTCTCTTTGCTTCTTCAAGGATATCTCAG